GCGGAAAATCCGGACAGGGACATCTATTTATATCTGAATTCCCCAGGCGGATATGTATCTTCCGGGCTTGCCATTTACGATACTATGCAGTATATTAAGGCCGACGTTCGTACACTTTGTATTGGTCAGGCTTCTTCTATGGCGGCACTTCTTCTGGCAGGCGGGGCAAAGGGCAAAAGATCTGCTCTTCCTCATTCCAGAATTATGATGCACCAACCAACCGGAGGAGCTACCGGTCAGGCTTCCGATATCGCTATCCAAGCTAAGGAAGTTCTGAAATTAAAGCAGGTGTTAAACAGTCTGTACGCTAAACATACGGGCAAGTCTGTGGAAGAAGTGCAAAAGGATACCGAAAGGGACCTTTACATGACTCCAGAAGAAGCCCAAAAATACGGGATCATTGATTCTGTAATTTCTATAGAGCGTCAAAAGAACTGATAGGGGGATCCCGTGGCAAAAAAACCAACCGGAACCAATAATAAACAAAAATTATTTTGTTCGTTCTGCGGAAAGGAACAAGACTCCGTAAAACGACTGGTTGCCGGTCCAGGTGTTTATATTTGCGACGAATGTATCTCTCTTTGTAATGAGATCATTGCAGAAGAGCCTGAGCAGGAAAAAGAGCGCACAGAACTTTTGGGAGAAGTCCCTAATCCTGCCGCTATCAAAGCGATCCTAGACCAATACGTAATCGGACAAGATCATGCTAAAAAAGCTTTGTCCGTTGCGGTTTATAATCACTACAAACGAATTTATCTCAAAGACAAAAAAGCAGATATCGAATTAGAAAAATCGAATATTCTTCTGATCGGACCTACTGGTTCCGGGAAAACTTTGCTCGCTCAAACTCTTGCAAAGATCATCAAGGTCCCATTTGCGATCGTAGATGCTACTGCACTTACTGAGGCTGGCTATGTTGGAGAAGATGTTGAGAACATCATCCTCAAGCTGATCCAAAACGCTGATAATGATATCAAAAAAGCGGAGATCGGCATCATCTACATAGACGAAGTAGATAAGATCGCTCGTAAGTCTGATAGCGCATCTATCACAAGAGACGTGAGCGGAGAAGGCGTTCAACAAGCACTTTTAAAAATTATAGAAGGAACTGTTGCAAACGTTCCTCCTCAGGGTGGAAGAAAACATCCTCACCAAGAATATCTGCAAGTAGATACTAAAAATATTCTATTCATTCTAGGTGGAGCATTCGTTGACCTAGACAATATCATCAAAACCAGAACCGGTGTAAAAACAATCGGATTCGGTAGCGATGAGAAAGACGGCAAAATTTTAAGGGATGAGAGCAAAGGTGAAATTTTAGCTCGAGTGATCCCTGAAGATTTAATGAAGTTTGGACTTATCCCTGAATTTATTGGCCGTATGCCTGTGATCGCGACTCTGCAAGATTTGAGTGTAGAAATGCTCAAACGTATTTTCAAAGAGCCTAAAAACGCAATCTTACGCCAATACACTAAGATCCTAGAAATGGAAAATGTAAAACTTTCCTTCGAGGAACCTGCTATCGACAAGATCGCTCAGCTTGCTATCGAGAGGGCTTCTGGTGCCAGAGGACTACGTGCCATCGTAGAAAATCTAATGTTGGATCTGATGTATGAGATTCCTTCTCGCAAAGACGTAGAGGAAGTAATCATTACGGAAGATGCAGTAAGCGGAACCAAACCTCCAAAACTAATTCTGAAAAAAGAACCTAAAATCGCTTAATACAATTAGGGTTCGCACAGAGAACACCGAGGCCACAGAGAGGATTCGTGATTTATTAGACCTCTGTGTTCTCCGTGAACTCCGTGCGAAATTATCTCTTAATTCAGAGTCGCGATATCTATCACAAATCTGTAACGTACATCACTTTTAACGACCCTTTCATATGCATCGTTTACTTTTTGAATGGGGATCAGTTCTATATCACTGGTAATATTATGCTTTCCGCAGAAATCCAACATCTCTTGTGTTTCGGCGATCCCACCGATTAGAGAACCTGCAAGGCTTTTGCGACCGCCAATCAAGGAAAATGCTCCGATAGGCACTTGCTCTTCTGGAACACCGACCACTACCATAGAACCATCTACTCTTAGTAAGCTAAGATAAGCATTCCAATCCAAAGGCATAGATACAGTGTTGATGATCAGGTCAAAACTTCCTCTTAACTTACTGAATGTGCTCTTTTCAGAAGTAGCGTAGAAATGATCTGCGCCTAAACGTTTCGCATCGGCTTCTTTTTTATTGGATTGGCTGAGTACTGTAACTTCCGCACCGAGCGCGTGTGCGATCTTTACTCCCATATGACCAAGTCCGCCCAGGCCAATAATCGCTACTTTTTTGCCAGGACCAGCTTTCCAATGAGCAAGTGGAGAATATAGGGTGATTCCAGCACAAAGTAGAGGAGCTGCTGCATCCAAAGGAAGATTATCAGGAATTCTTAATACATAATTTTGATCTACTACGATCTTATTGGAATATCCACCATAAGTTGGGGTTTTTCTGTCCTGCTCTCGTCCGTTATAGGTGGCACTCATTCCTGTTTCGCAGAATTGTTCTAAACCTGCTTTGCAATGTTCACATTCTCTGCAAGAGTCTACAAAACATCCGACTCCTACCTTATCTCCTACTTTAAACTTTGTAACCTTAGACCCTACCTTAGAAACCACACCCGTGATTTCGTGACCTGGGACCATAGGAAAGATGGATCCTCCCCATTCATCTCTTGCTTGGTGAATGTCCGAATGACAGATACCACAGTATTGAATATCGATGACTACATCTTCTTCCTTTGCATCTCTTCTATCGAATTGAAAAGGTGCTAAAGGAGCCTTTGCAATAGCGGCGGCATAACCTTTTGCTTGGATCATTTTCTTCCTCGTTTGTTTTGGAATATTGGATGAATTTCAAGTGGTGAGAAATTCGAAAATTTTCAGTCTGAAAATTTCCCTAGTTAGACATGAAAGGGCAAACTTTGTTTTTTATTTTCTTCTATTCTGAAAAATTAATACTAGCCCGCGGTCGACCATTACCCGCGCAAAAGAATTAATCTCTAACCCTGCCGACTGTCAGGATTGCCGCCTTAGAAAGGCCTTTTTTGCCGGATTCCATTTCTAAAAATCTTCCAAAATCAAGTGTAAGTTCTCTTGAGTTTTTATAATCTCTTCCGGCGCTCCAGTTTTGGAGTTGGATCAGAAGTGGAGCAACACCTGCAGAACTAGTGAGTTCAGTCAGTCTATCGCTTAAGAAAATCAAATATTCTCCAGGTCTGACTTGTATCTTTTTTACTTCTCTTGTGTTGCTTCTAAAATCGTAGAATACTTGTTTAGAGATCGGTAATATATTCGTTTTTCCACTTTTGTGAACGATCGCAGGAAGTTTTTGGAACTGTAAGATCCCAGCTTCTCCATTTCTAGTTTCTAAATAAAATAATGTGAGGTTCAGATAAGAGATTGGTGTTGATCTGAGAGCCCTATCTATTTTATAGAGTAAATCTTCTCCCCTTAAGCCAGTGGTTTCCTGAGCGAGAGAGATCATACCTTCTATCCTTGCCTTGAGAGAAGATTCAATTGCTCCGTGGTTCGGAAACCCTGCTAATACTCCAAAACAACCATCTGCAGTCGGAATGATATTTGCGTAATCGGCTTCTCCACTGTCGGAAGTGCGAGGAAATACAGTGATATCTAAGTTTTTGATCTTATGAAGTCTGATCTTATGAAAAAACTTTTGGATCTTGTCCGAAAGTTCTCTTTCCTTTTTGTTTAAGGATTCTTGGGAAACAGTTTCTTCTTTTGTCTTTTTCTGATATAGAGCGATTCGGAAATGTCTGGCAAGTTCTCCCAGCTCGTCTGTTCTTTCCGCTTCTCCAGAATCTTCGTATACGTCCTGGGACCAGTTTTGTAATAGCTGAGAAATAGATTTGAGGGATTTAAAACTTAAATTTAAAAGAAAGTAGGTCAGTATTCCAAGTATTACTGAAAAGAGAAGTCCAACGCCTAACCGGATCCAAACAAATGCCCTTAATTCTTTTCTGATCTCTTCACCAAATAGAAAATCATCTAAAAGTAGATAAGATAAAAATAATACGAAAGAAGCAGTAAAAGAAGCGAATGCTAATTTATGCTTGGACTGAAGATTCGGAAACAAATCATTTCCTCTCTATAATTGCAATTAATACGAGTGAGATCCCAAATAAGACCAATAATGGAACAAATAACATTAACATGGAAATCACATCGGGTCCGGGAGATAATACCGCTGCAGCAAATGCGATCCCTATGAATGCTTCTCTCCAATGTTTGAGTAAAAAAGAAAGTTTTAATATTCCAACGGCAGCTAATAATACCATGATCACTGGGAGTTGGAAAGATAATCCAAAGATCAAATGCATATTGAAGAATACATCATAGTATTCATCTATAGGAAGCCTGGTTTCAATATCTAAAGGTCGAACAGTTACTAAAAATATTTTTAGAAAACTTTCGAATGCTTGGGCCCAGCATAACCAAACTCCTAACCAGAACAGAACAGTAGAAAATGCGATAAGAGCTTTTCCAAGTCTTGCGGTTCTTGGTTCTAATGCGGGAGAAACAAATCCCCATAAAAAAGCTAACGCGAAAGGAAAGGTAATCAAAATAGATACCATAAATCCTGTTCTCAGATAAACCATAAAAGGAGCCATGAGTTTGATTTGGTAGAATGTTGCAGATTCTCCCAAAATGTTCTTGTACGGTTTGATAACTAATTTATGCAGTTCTTCTCCGAAATACAGAGCTACCACAAAGAAAACTGTAAACACTAGAATAGAACGAATTAGTACAGAACGTAGTTCTTCTAAATGTTCCCCGAGGGTCATAAACTTTTCCCTGTCATGAGGAAGACTTTCCTCTGGAGCCGAGATAATAGGTTGAGGATTACTGGAGAGGTTCTTTTTTTTAGAAGGCATATCGAAAGGTTGTAATTCCTTCCCGGTTATAAAAGGGCCCGAAGGCCCTTATAATTTATTAAGCGGATTTTTTAGATTTTTTAGGGGAAGAAGCAGGAGCTGCTGGTTGTTTTGTTTCTGGTTCCTGGATTTTAGCGGATTCAGATTCTGCATCTCCGGAAAGAGATTTGCGGAATTGGCGGATTCCGTCTCCTAAATCCTTTGCTAAAGAGGGAAGTCGCTTGCCCCCGAAAAGCAGGAGAGCTAAACCTAGTATGAAAAAGATTTCCCAAGGGCCTAAATTTAAAAATGCGAGTGGTGCGTACATATACTATCTCCTTAGTTAGGATTTTGCCTCTGTAATATATGTCAAATAGTTAGTAGGAACAAGCCGATAATTCTATTGGGACTTCGGTTCAGATAGAAAGGCAAAACGGGCGAGTTTATGAGAATAGAATCCAGCTCCTTAGATTCAATCTCCGTTCCTCTTCCAGTTCGAGAACCGGGCGGAGAGGAAGAAAAAGAAGAAGATCGGAAAAAAGCAGAGAATGCTCCGAATTCTGATTATATGTATGCTCTTTCTGTAGGAAGTCTGATAAATGTGCAGGTGTAATTAGAATGGCTCTTACTAAGGAACAGAAGCAGGAATTCCAGGAGAAACTGGCGGATTTTCGCGCATTTTTGGAAGATTTGAAGAAGGAAGCAAATCTTCTCAAAGCCCAGTCCAGAAAAGATCCTAAAATGGAAGGCTATTTTAATGTAGCTCTTTCCTTAAATTCTATTAAAAACATAAATACCTGTCTTCTAATCAACGAGATCTCCGTTGCTATCCTTGATCTGAAATCGGATACCTACCTCAATCAAGGGAGGAAAGAAATTTATAGCGCAATCTCATTTATGGAGAAAGTAGTCGGAACCGACTTCGAGTCTGGTCTAGCAGAAAATAAGGACCTTCTCGCTAAGATCATAGAATTTAATCCTCTCCAAAGACTGAATTACGTAAAGGGACTCAGGACATCCACCACCAATACAATTGAGGCATTCGGTTCTAACTCCAAATGGAAATGGAGCTTTCCGGAGATACATTTCAAAATCGCCATTCTCAGTAAGAATCTTTTTGACTTCCGGGCTTTTGAGAAGGAAAGAGACTTGGAAAATCCGTTTTACTATCCTAGACAGGAACACTATAATTTAATTCTGGAACTTTGTAACTTTGCCGCCCAGGAATACCGGGCTAAATTCGATTTGTCCACCCAAGATGCCGGGGATCTGAAAAAATCCATATCCCTTTTGGAGGTAAACCGTAAAATCCTGCAAACCACGGGCGAAACGGAGGACCTCGGAAAGACAAAAACCCTGATAGAATCCTTAAAAGAAAAGGTAGAGTCGATAGAAGCTGAGAAGGAAAAGAAGAAAAAGAAGAAATAGACCCGTCCAATTTGTTATAAAGAGTGGGAAAAAAACAGGAGAAAATCTAGCACATGGCATTGACCGAAATAAACGATTCAACTTTCAGTTCCGAGATCAACAAGGGTATGGTTCTAGTAGATTGCTGGGCGGAATGGTGTGGTCCTTGTAGAATGGTTTCCCCGGTTCTGGAAGAGCTTTCGTCTGAAATGAATGATATCTTAAAAATTAAAAAATTAAACGTAGACGACAACCAGGATACGGCGCAAAAATTAAATATCCAATCCCTACCGACCCTTTTGCTTTTCAAAGACGGACAATTGGTGGATAAGATCATAGGAGCCCTTCCTAAGGCGCAAATCAAAAGTTTCATCGAAAGACATAAATAAAAAATTCGATCTCAACTGCGGCGGAATTTTCCATGCTAAAAGAACAAACCAGGGGATACATAGAGCTTCCTAGAGGCGGCTATTTAGTAGAAACAAGCGAGGGCTTCTTTCAGATCGGCTCTCCACCAGAGACCATCAAAGATACGATGGCCGAAAAAAAGACGCCCCTGGTATTCATACTTCCTAACAAATTTTTCCACGTCGAAAAGGGAATCAGTACCGCAGAGCTTGAATTCCCAATTTACTTTAACTTCTTCTTAAGACAAAAAAAGACCACTATCATTTGTACTGCTGAACAAAAAGATCAGCTCATCACCGTACTTAAAGAATCCTTAATGGGTCCTGAAGAGATCAATTTAGAATCCGAGTATTTAGACGGTGCAGAATCTTTCGGCTTTCCTGATATGAAAGCTGAGATGGCTTATTTCAGAGGATATAAGGGACTCGACGATGTAGTCGACTTCCAAGTATTCGATAGAGATAATATGGTCAATCTTGGAAAGGTTTTAGTTCGTAAACTTCCTTCTGGTGATTTTAGGATTACAGATGGAACTAAAGAGACTGAGATTCCGGGCGAAGTTGGATTTAATATTAAGTATGAGATCGGTCATAGATTAGAGGAACCTTTCCAAGCTCCTTTACTTGGCATCACTTGTCTAGGACCTTCTCATGGATTCGATCCTGCGGATAACACTTCTGGTTTTATTATTTGGTTGAATCACCAAGGTATTATGGTGGATCCACCTGTGAACTCAACAGAGTGGCTTAGGATGTCTAACGTAAATCCTAAACTGATCAACCATGTTATTCTTACTCATTGTCATGCGGATCATGACGCCGGAACCTTCCAAAAAATTATGGAAGAAACTAAAATCACGATACACGCAACCGCAACTGTGATGGAAAGTTTTATCCGTAAATATTCTGCTCTTACTAAAATTCCTCGTAAAGAATTGCTAGAACTTTTCAATTTCCAACAGATCATCATAGGAAGACCTGCGATGATCAATGGGGGAGAGTTCAATTTTCATTATGCATTACATTCTATTCCTTCTGTAGGATTCGAGTTCTTCTTCCAAGACCAATCTTTTGTATATACTTCTGATCATTTGAACGAGCCAGAAGTGCACGATAAGATGTATGAGAAGGGAGTTCTTCCTGAATCTCGCTGGAAATTCTTAAAAGAATTCCCTTGGGACAGAAGGATTATTTATCATGAAGCGGGAATTCCTCCTCTTCATACAAGAGTAAGCTATTTAGCAAGTTTACCTCCTGAGATCCAGGAAAAGATCACAGTATATCATATTGCAAGAACGGATATGCCTCCTGGCACCAAACTGAAACTGGCTCTTTTTGGAATAGAGAACACTGTTTATCCAGAGATCACTCCTCCTAAACATATGGAG
The genomic region above belongs to Leptospira saintgironsiae and contains:
- a CDS encoding NAD(P)-dependent alcohol dehydrogenase; the encoded protein is MIQAKGYAAAIAKAPLAPFQFDRRDAKEEDVVIDIQYCGICHSDIHQARDEWGGSIFPMVPGHEITGVVSKVGSKVTKFKVGDKVGVGCFVDSCRECEHCKAGLEQFCETGMSATYNGREQDRKTPTYGGYSNKIVVDQNYVLRIPDNLPLDAAAPLLCAGITLYSPLAHWKAGPGKKVAIIGLGGLGHMGVKIAHALGAEVTVLSQSNKKEADAKRLGADHFYATSEKSTFSKLRGSFDLIINTVSMPLDWNAYLSLLRVDGSMVVVGVPEEQVPIGAFSLIGGRKSLAGSLIGGIAETQEMLDFCGKHNITSDIELIPIQKVNDAYERVVKSDVRYRFVIDIATLN
- the tatC gene encoding twin-arginine translocase subunit TatC, whose amino-acid sequence is MPSKKKNLSSNPQPIISAPEESLPHDREKFMTLGEHLEELRSVLIRSILVFTVFFVVALYFGEELHKLVIKPYKNILGESATFYQIKLMAPFMVYLRTGFMVSILITFPFALAFLWGFVSPALEPRTARLGKALIAFSTVLFWLGVWLCWAQAFESFLKIFLVTVRPLDIETRLPIDEYYDVFFNMHLIFGLSFQLPVIMVLLAAVGILKLSFLLKHWREAFIGIAFAAAVLSPGPDVISMLMLFVPLLVLFGISLVLIAIIERK
- the clpP gene encoding ATP-dependent Clp endopeptidase proteolytic subunit ClpP — translated: MAIIPTVIEQTGRGEMRYDVFSRLLKDRIIFLGDAISDDYANVIIAQLLFLDAENPDRDIYLYLNSPGGYVSSGLAIYDTMQYIKADVRTLCIGQASSMAALLLAGGAKGKRSALPHSRIMMHQPTGGATGQASDIAIQAKEVLKLKQVLNSLYAKHTGKSVEEVQKDTERDLYMTPEEAQKYGIIDSVISIERQKN
- a CDS encoding Sec-independent protein translocase subunit TatA/TatB, coding for MYAPLAFLNLGPWEIFFILGLALLLFGGKRLPSLAKDLGDGIRQFRKSLSGDAESESAKIQEPETKQPAAPASSPKKSKKSA
- the clpX gene encoding ATP-dependent Clp protease ATP-binding subunit ClpX; this translates as MAKKPTGTNNKQKLFCSFCGKEQDSVKRLVAGPGVYICDECISLCNEIIAEEPEQEKERTELLGEVPNPAAIKAILDQYVIGQDHAKKALSVAVYNHYKRIYLKDKKADIELEKSNILLIGPTGSGKTLLAQTLAKIIKVPFAIVDATALTEAGYVGEDVENIILKLIQNADNDIKKAEIGIIYIDEVDKIARKSDSASITRDVSGEGVQQALLKIIEGTVANVPPQGGRKHPHQEYLQVDTKNILFILGGAFVDLDNIIKTRTGVKTIGFGSDEKDGKILRDESKGEILARVIPEDLMKFGLIPEFIGRMPVIATLQDLSVEMLKRIFKEPKNAILRQYTKILEMENVKLSFEEPAIDKIAQLAIERASGARGLRAIVENLMLDLMYEIPSRKDVEEVIITEDAVSGTKPPKLILKKEPKIA
- a CDS encoding cAMP/cGMP-dependent 3',5'-cyclic-AMP/GMP phosphodiesterase; this translates as MLKEQTRGYIELPRGGYLVETSEGFFQIGSPPETIKDTMAEKKTPLVFILPNKFFHVEKGISTAELEFPIYFNFFLRQKKTTIICTAEQKDQLITVLKESLMGPEEINLESEYLDGAESFGFPDMKAEMAYFRGYKGLDDVVDFQVFDRDNMVNLGKVLVRKLPSGDFRITDGTKETEIPGEVGFNIKYEIGHRLEEPFQAPLLGITCLGPSHGFDPADNTSGFIIWLNHQGIMVDPPVNSTEWLRMSNVNPKLINHVILTHCHADHDAGTFQKIMEETKITIHATATVMESFIRKYSALTKIPRKELLELFNFQQIIIGRPAMINGGEFNFHYALHSIPSVGFEFFFQDQSFVYTSDHLNEPEVHDKMYEKGVLPESRWKFLKEFPWDRRIIYHEAGIPPLHTRVSYLASLPPEIQEKITVYHIARTDMPPGTKLKLALFGIENTVYPEITPPKHMEAYNLLDILSQIDIFSGFPIEKAKEFLLIVREEKYKRGDQIIKKGTPGDKFYIIASGNVKFEGLLGDADIAPIKRYGQYEYFGEASLVLDLPRAADVFAETDVVALTIEKNKFLQFIRNTDLRQNLIRLNSIRDSNSWKTLLDSRHFKGLTSHQVTQLEMIMRLSKVNKGSVLIAEKAFYHEAYIIRHGKVSVYQHGKKLAELTDGDFVGEIYSISKKLASNYTFQAESETELFSISQNELIQYIKRNPGVYMRMNTVY
- the rktP gene encoding Arg-Lys translocation region protein phosphatase RktP, encoding MFPNLQSKHKLAFASFTASFVLFLSYLLLDDFLFGEEIRKELRAFVWIRLGVGLLFSVILGILTYFLLNLSFKSLKSISQLLQNWSQDVYEDSGEAERTDELGELARHFRIALYQKKTKEETVSQESLNKKERELSDKIQKFFHKIRLHKIKNLDITVFPRTSDSGEADYANIIPTADGCFGVLAGFPNHGAIESSLKARIEGMISLAQETTGLRGEDLLYKIDRALRSTPISYLNLTLFYLETRNGEAGILQFQKLPAIVHKSGKTNILPISKQVFYDFRSNTREVKKIQVRPGEYLIFLSDRLTELTSSAGVAPLLIQLQNWSAGRDYKNSRELTLDFGRFLEMESGKKGLSKAAILTVGRVRD
- the trxA gene encoding thioredoxin, whose protein sequence is MALTEINDSTFSSEINKGMVLVDCWAEWCGPCRMVSPVLEELSSEMNDILKIKKLNVDDNQDTAQKLNIQSLPTLLLFKDGQLVDKIIGALPKAQIKSFIERHK